In a genomic window of Candidatus Bathyarchaeum sp.:
- a CDS encoding ParB/RepB/Spo0J family partition protein, with protein sequence MEMANPEEIYMGNFNPRQNLESEDLGLNVQARVNAGKRGIVIPILVKPYTGKLEGFKYEVIDGKRRLQASLLNRLNEIPINIETEETDPTELMIMSYEANKNRKDFDWQEEAMFFTELTEVGYTQANIGKRFGYSQNRISEFITVFKKAPKVSAADIAFETIKEIVNKCPEQDLDVLFTFVKENKTSRDDIRKVLFALRNFYAKLFIINEFDKKLKESLETKYHKYRFNPKALKLFNTESDLRMGELDLKKKILTVDEYPTEESARQYAKDFHGEFIRPVEFKGWEVGVLATNIPEIDEKLEKEKPFVSANDVIGKQIR encoded by the coding sequence ATGGAAATGGCAAACCCAGAAGAAATCTATATGGGAAATTTTAACCCTAGACAAAATCTAGAATCAGAAGATTTAGGATTAAATGTGCAAGCAAGAGTAAATGCTGGTAAAAGAGGTATTGTAATACCAATATTAGTTAAACCATATACAGGTAAACTTGAAGGATTCAAATATGAAGTAATAGATGGTAAACGAAGACTACAAGCATCATTACTAAACAGACTAAATGAAATACCAATCAACATCGAGACTGAAGAAACTGACCCAACAGAACTAATGATTATGTCCTATGAAGCTAATAAAAATCGTAAAGATTTCGATTGGCAAGAAGAAGCAATGTTTTTCACAGAACTTACAGAAGTTGGATATACACAAGCTAATATTGGAAAACGATTTGGATATAGTCAAAACAGAATATCAGAATTTATCACAGTCTTTAAGAAAGCACCAAAAGTATCTGCCGCCGATATTGCATTTGAAACTATAAAGGAAATAGTAAACAAATGTCCTGAACAAGATTTAGATGTATTGTTTACATTCGTTAAAGAAAATAAAACTAGCAGAGATGATATACGTAAAGTATTATTTGCATTACGAAACTTCTATGCTAAATTATTCATAATCAACGAATTCGACAAGAAACTAAAAGAAAGCTTAGAAACAAAATATCACAAATACAGATTTAATCCTAAAGCACTAAAACTATTCAATACAGAATCTGACCTACGAATGGGAGAGTTAGACCTTAAGAAAAAGATTCTAACTGTAGATGAGTACCCAACAGAAGAGTCTGCAAGACAATATGCTAAAGACTTTCATGGGGAATTTATCAGACCTGTAGAATTTAAAGGGTGGGAAGTAGGTGTATTAGCAACAAACATTCCTGAGATAGATGAAAAACTTGAAAAAGAAAAACCATTTGTATCCGCAAATGATGTAATTGGAAAACAAATCAGGTAA